From one Paenibacillus terrae HPL-003 genomic stretch:
- the pduL gene encoding phosphate propanoyltransferase, translating into MSKIVPVGVSARHIHLTQEHVEILFGAGYQLTEFKPLSQPGQFAANETVAVIGSKGQFDKVRILGPARPASQLEISRTDSFAIGVKAPVRESGSIDGTPGITVKGPAGEVELQEGVIVAARHIHFHTSDAAKWDIKDKQLLKVRVGGERGLVFENVLARVSDSFALDMHIDTDEANGAGVKNGDNAEIVD; encoded by the coding sequence ATGAGTAAAATCGTACCTGTCGGCGTTTCCGCACGCCATATTCACCTGACTCAAGAGCATGTTGAAATTTTGTTCGGAGCAGGATATCAACTGACGGAATTTAAACCATTATCCCAACCAGGACAATTTGCCGCAAATGAAACGGTAGCCGTAATTGGTTCTAAGGGCCAATTTGATAAGGTTCGTATTTTGGGACCAGCTCGTCCGGCTTCCCAGCTTGAAATCTCTCGCACAGATTCCTTTGCTATCGGTGTAAAAGCGCCTGTACGCGAATCTGGCAGCATTGACGGAACACCAGGAATCACAGTAAAAGGACCAGCTGGAGAAGTGGAACTGCAAGAGGGTGTAATCGTAGCTGCCCGTCATATTCATTTTCATACGTCTGATGCAGCGAAATGGGACATTAAGGACAAGCAGTTGCTGAAAGTACGTGTCGGTGGCGAACGTGGTCTTGTATTCGAAAATGTTCTTGCGCGTGTGTCTGATTCTTTTGCTTTGGATATGCACATTGATACAGATGAAGCGAATGGAGCCGGTGTGAAGAACGGTGACAACGCTGAAATCGTAGACTAA